A genome region from bacterium HR11 includes the following:
- the mdcB gene encoding 2-(5''-triphosphoribosyl)-3'-dephosphocoenzyme-A synthase translates to MPMENPVTPSRHHAVTLCMPYDPDTVAVAAQLACLLEASAEKPGNVTPTRRFEDLDYEDFLRAAAAIGPEMARAGTRGVGETVWAAVTATRRWTRTNVNLGIVLLLAPLARAALLGDPTAEGLAPAEALRVRLRRVLRDLTVEDARYAYAAIRLAAPGGLGTVERHDVRTEPTVTLREAMAAAADRDSIAAEYVTDYAITFERARPALRQALARGLSYRQAAVQVFLEVLAAVPDTLIARKVGRPVAEAVSRQAARVVAAGGVFTEAGRRALARLDRRLRRDGHRLNPGTTADLVAAALFVVLLEDAG, encoded by the coding sequence ATGCCCATGGAAAACCCCGTCACACCGTCACGTCATCACGCCGTCACTCTCTGTATGCCCTACGACCCCGACACCGTTGCCGTGGCCGCTCAGCTCGCCTGTCTCCTGGAGGCCAGTGCCGAAAAGCCTGGCAACGTCACGCCGACCCGCCGATTCGAGGACCTGGACTATGAAGACTTCCTGCGGGCGGCGGCGGCCATCGGTCCCGAGATGGCCCGGGCCGGCACACGCGGGGTCGGTGAGACCGTCTGGGCGGCCGTGACGGCGACCCGACGGTGGACCCGGACGAACGTCAACCTGGGGATCGTCCTCCTGCTGGCGCCCCTGGCTCGGGCGGCCCTGTTGGGCGACCCGACGGCGGAGGGCCTCGCCCCGGCCGAGGCCCTGCGGGTCCGTCTCCGGCGGGTCCTGCGGGACCTGACCGTCGAGGACGCCCGCTACGCCTATGCGGCCATCCGGCTGGCCGCCCCGGGCGGCCTGGGGACGGTCGAACGGCACGACGTCCGGACCGAGCCGACCGTGACCCTGCGGGAAGCCATGGCGGCGGCCGCCGACCGGGATAGCATCGCCGCCGAGTACGTGACCGACTATGCTATTACGTTCGAGCGAGCCCGACCGGCCTTACGGCAGGCCCTCGCCCGGGGCCTTTCCTACCGGCAGGCCGCCGTCCAGGTCTTCCTGGAAGTCCTGGCGGCCGTCCCGGACACGTTGATCGCTCGAAAAGTCGGCCGGCCCGTCGCCGAGGCCGTCTCGCGGCAGGCCGCCCGGGTCGTCGCCGCCGGGGGCGTCTTCACCGAAGCCGGTCGGCGGGCCCTGGCCCGACTGGACCGCCGCCTCCGCCGAGACGGCCACCGCCTCAATCCCGGTACGACGGCCGACCTCGTCGCCGCCGCCCTCTTCGTCGTCCTCTTGGAGGATGCGGGATAG
- the queD_2 gene encoding 6-carboxy-5,6,7,8-tetrahydropterin synthase, whose translation MERFRITIAKEYLGFCAAHFITYEGHLCEALHGHNYHVRITLEGPIDENYYVMDFIRVKKMMKGICDRLDHRMLLPMHNPHLVLETTEDRVSVRYKHRLFVFPREDVVLLPIPNTTAEMLARYLCEQALAELARMRAPSLQMIEVEVEEAPGQSAIYRRDLAAG comes from the coding sequence ATGGAACGGTTTCGCATCACCATCGCCAAAGAATACCTGGGGTTCTGCGCCGCCCACTTCATCACCTACGAGGGCCATCTCTGTGAGGCGCTCCACGGCCACAACTACCACGTCCGTATCACCCTGGAGGGACCCATCGACGAGAACTACTACGTGATGGACTTCATCCGGGTCAAGAAGATGATGAAGGGGATCTGCGACCGACTGGATCACCGGATGCTCCTTCCCATGCACAACCCCCACCTGGTCTTAGAGACGACCGAGGACCGGGTGTCGGTCCGCTATAAGCACCGGCTCTTCGTGTTTCCCCGGGAAGACGTCGTCCTCCTTCCGATTCCCAACACGACGGCCGAGATGTTGGCCCGGTACCTGTGCGAGCAGGCCCTGGCGGAGCTGGCCCGGATGAGAGCGCCGTCCCTTCAGATGATCGAGGTCGAGGTCGAGGAGGCCCCCGGCCAGTCGGCCATCTACCGGCGGGACCTGGCGGCGGGATGA
- the sulD gene encoding Bifunctional folate synthesis protein, with product MAEVTVYIGLGSNLGDRRSNLLEAIRQLRQKVQVERLSSVYETEPAYVTDQPRFLNMVLQGRTELSPRELLEFLKGIERRMGRLASERYGPRPIDLDILLYDDLRVDEPDLTIPHPRLTERAFVLIPLAEIAPDLVLPGQTEPVAVLACRVEGVGRVVRVERGLSIRLIRDVQEEPPPVRLSLTKAGVTGIRRVIRLQGPNGDELFEAEMDLYVELRPDQKGVHMSRFSDTIEEIFGEIEIESVSTLERLAERIALQLLRDQRTVRSDVHIRARFPQERFTPVSGKRTQELYTLIGMAAATQRRVVHLVGVEAEGLMACPCAQDMMAAYAREHLAEAGFSPEQIERILAVVPTATHNQRGRGTLLVGSDAIIDARDLVSIVENAMSSENYDLLKRPDELFVVAKAHRRPRFVEDAVREMILGLVELYPDLPDDTFVLARQTNMESIHKHDVYAERSGTLGELRRELAGPDYVTPHTTLDAWLRTRLEQ from the coding sequence ATGGCGGAGGTGACCGTTTACATCGGCCTGGGAAGCAATCTCGGCGACCGGCGGAGCAACCTCCTCGAGGCCATCCGCCAGCTCCGCCAGAAAGTCCAAGTCGAGCGACTGTCGTCGGTCTACGAGACCGAACCGGCCTACGTCACCGACCAACCCCGCTTCCTCAACATGGTCCTCCAAGGGCGGACGGAGCTCTCGCCCCGGGAGCTTCTGGAGTTCTTGAAGGGCATCGAGCGGCGCATGGGTCGCCTGGCCTCCGAACGCTATGGCCCCCGGCCCATCGACCTGGACATCCTGCTATACGACGACCTGCGGGTCGACGAACCGGACCTGACGATTCCCCACCCGCGATTGACGGAACGGGCCTTCGTCTTGATCCCTCTGGCCGAGATCGCCCCGGACCTGGTCCTGCCGGGTCAGACGGAACCCGTGGCCGTCCTGGCCTGCCGCGTCGAGGGCGTCGGCCGGGTCGTCCGGGTCGAGCGGGGCCTGAGCATTCGGCTCATCCGGGACGTCCAGGAAGAGCCGCCGCCCGTCCGCCTCAGCCTGACGAAGGCCGGCGTCACGGGCATCCGCCGCGTCATCCGCCTCCAGGGTCCAAACGGAGACGAGCTCTTCGAGGCCGAGATGGACCTCTACGTCGAGCTTCGGCCCGACCAGAAGGGCGTTCACATGTCCCGCTTCAGCGATACCATCGAGGAGATCTTCGGCGAGATCGAGATCGAGTCCGTCTCGACCCTGGAGCGGCTGGCCGAGCGGATCGCCCTGCAACTCTTACGGGACCAGCGGACCGTCCGGTCCGACGTCCACATCCGGGCCCGTTTCCCGCAAGAGCGCTTCACGCCCGTCTCCGGCAAGCGGACCCAGGAGCTGTACACCCTCATCGGGATGGCGGCGGCGACCCAGCGGCGGGTCGTCCACCTCGTCGGCGTCGAGGCCGAGGGCCTGATGGCCTGCCCCTGCGCTCAGGACATGATGGCCGCTTACGCCCGGGAGCACCTCGCCGAGGCCGGCTTCTCGCCCGAACAGATCGAGCGCATCCTGGCCGTCGTCCCGACGGCGACCCACAACCAGCGGGGCCGGGGGACGCTCCTGGTCGGAAGCGACGCGATCATCGACGCCCGTGACCTCGTCAGCATCGTGGAAAACGCCATGAGTAGCGAAAACTACGACCTCCTCAAGCGGCCCGACGAGCTGTTCGTCGTCGCCAAGGCCCACCGGCGGCCCCGCTTCGTCGAGGACGCCGTCCGGGAGATGATCCTCGGCCTCGTCGAGCTGTACCCGGACCTGCCCGACGACACCTTCGTCCTGGCCCGCCAGACGAACATGGAGTCCATCCACAAGCACGACGTCTACGCCGAACGCTCCGGCACGCTCGGCGAACTCCGTCGGGAACTCGCCGGCCCCGATTACGTCACGCCCCACACGACCCTCGACGCTTGGCTCCGGACCCGACTGGAACAGTAG